One genomic segment of Brevibacillus laterosporus LMG 15441 includes these proteins:
- a CDS encoding sensor histidine kinase, with product MDTKSKGKFIPLVALVVSFYLLALPFLATIDVLNNIPQLSKDYYFTTNDFGRDVDRFSNLLERRFVVFKDYKKKPFDEQGEAFKRIEFRLSILDNTFHYYIQNQQTKDVYKNIDKTPTEEELKTRTLFYARFPMLNPPDNLEDINDLFKRLDWWGYVIVPLTLNEENLELKYYTHFLTIRDRLINECLVGLVSLIGIISIGIYLFKQKNITVLLLEKMARVLRCIPIDIRIFLLAIVCITTIISLNRTSFFYLQPGIVHVLVLTGFALLFAYIILHIYEACYILNNREQLQLQWQKSFLHQLKILYQESTLYKSLLFKVVLLAILSAGFGFSCLLIFWGIRGMVDIRRIPVICGFFYSLFYLLFVVPLTLRRIGALNKIMKATEYIAAGQLSLHIEEPKAGNFKELVQNLNNMREGLKKSLDSQMKSEKLKTELITNVSHDLRTPLTSIMNYVGLLKQDTLTPEESKEYLNILDKKTHRLKVLIDDLIEASKVASGAVEMHVEQVDIVALLDQALAEFTDKIPASGLIFRLHVDQPKILMHVDGKKTWRVFENLISNVIKYSLPNTRVYLSLNEEADRVLFTIKNVSAYEISYEVSELFERFKRGDQSRHTEGSGLGLAIAKSIMDLQGGELHIDIDGDYFKVTAIFPKQIRHEVKSQS from the coding sequence TTGGATACAAAATCGAAGGGTAAATTTATCCCCTTAGTTGCTCTTGTTGTAAGCTTTTATCTGCTGGCTTTACCATTCCTAGCTACGATAGATGTTCTGAATAACATACCGCAATTAAGCAAGGACTATTACTTTACTACCAATGACTTTGGAAGAGATGTGGATCGATTTTCAAATTTATTGGAACGAAGATTTGTAGTTTTTAAAGATTACAAAAAAAAACCGTTTGATGAACAAGGTGAAGCATTTAAAAGGATCGAGTTTAGACTTTCTATACTAGATAATACCTTTCACTACTATATTCAAAATCAACAAACGAAAGATGTTTATAAAAACATAGATAAAACTCCAACTGAAGAAGAATTAAAAACAAGAACACTATTCTATGCAAGATTCCCAATGTTAAATCCACCTGATAATCTTGAAGACATTAATGATCTTTTCAAACGTTTGGACTGGTGGGGGTATGTCATAGTTCCTCTTACCCTAAATGAAGAAAATCTGGAACTTAAATACTATACGCACTTTTTAACAATTAGAGATCGATTGATTAACGAGTGCCTAGTAGGTTTGGTTAGTCTGATAGGAATCATCTCGATTGGTATCTATTTATTCAAACAAAAGAATATAACTGTCCTACTCTTAGAAAAAATGGCACGAGTACTACGCTGTATACCGATTGATATTCGGATTTTCTTATTGGCCATTGTTTGCATAACTACAATCATTTCCTTGAATCGAACATCCTTTTTCTATTTACAGCCTGGCATCGTACATGTTCTTGTATTAACCGGTTTTGCACTACTGTTTGCCTATATCATCTTGCATATCTACGAAGCTTGTTACATTTTGAATAATCGGGAACAGCTCCAGCTTCAATGGCAAAAAAGTTTTTTGCATCAGCTAAAAATTCTCTATCAAGAAAGCACGTTATACAAAAGCTTACTGTTTAAAGTCGTCCTATTAGCTATTTTATCAGCCGGGTTTGGTTTTAGCTGTCTGTTAATTTTCTGGGGAATCCGGGGAATGGTTGATATCCGTCGTATTCCTGTTATCTGTGGCTTCTTTTATAGCCTGTTTTACCTTCTCTTTGTAGTACCTCTTACCCTACGTAGAATAGGTGCCTTAAACAAAATTATGAAAGCTACAGAATATATAGCAGCGGGACAGCTTAGCCTGCATATCGAGGAGCCAAAGGCCGGAAACTTTAAAGAACTGGTCCAGAATCTCAATAATATGCGGGAGGGCTTAAAAAAATCGCTGGATAGCCAGATGAAAAGCGAAAAGTTAAAGACGGAGCTGATCACCAATGTCTCGCATGATCTGCGTACACCGCTTACCTCGATTATGAATTATGTCGGACTTTTGAAACAAGACACACTGACTCCTGAGGAATCAAAAGAATACCTTAACATATTGGACAAAAAAACCCATCGTTTAAAGGTGCTGATTGATGATTTGATTGAGGCATCCAAAGTCGCGAGTGGTGCTGTCGAGATGCATGTAGAGCAGGTAGATATTGTCGCTCTCCTAGACCAAGCACTGGCTGAGTTTACTGATAAGATACCTGCTTCAGGACTAATCTTCCGCCTTCATGTTGATCAGCCTAAAATACTTATGCATGTGGATGGGAAAAAGACCTGGCGTGTATTCGAAAACCTCATTAGCAATGTGATTAAGTATTCCTTGCCTAATACTCGTGTTTACCTCTCCCTGAACGAGGAAGCAGATCGCGTGCTGTTTACGATCAAAAATGTCTCTGCCTACGAAATTAGCTATGAAGTAAGCGAGCTATTTGAGCGTTTCAAGCGCGGAGATCAATCCCGCCATACAGAAGGCTCAGGACTGGGGCTTGCCATAGCCAAGAGTATTATGGATTTGCAGGGTGGGGAATTGCACATCGATATTGATGGTGACTACTTTAAAGTAACGGCGATTTTTCCAAAGCAAATTAGGCATGAGGTCAAATCACAATCATAG
- a CDS encoding ABC-F family ATP-binding cassette domain-containing protein, with amino-acid sequence MSILTVQGLSHGFGDRAIFNDVSFRLLKGEHIGLIGANGEGKSTFMNIITGKLEPDEGKIEWAKNVRVGYLDQHAVLQRGMTIRDVLRGAFQYLFDMEAEMNAICDKMADATPEELEQLLEDMGTIQDTLTNNDFYVIDAKIDEIARGLGLEDIGLERDVQDLSGGQRTKVLLAKLLLEKPDILLLDEPTNYLDEQHIEWLKRYLNEYENAFILISHDIPFLNSVINLIYHMSNQELGRYVGDYDNFMQIYEAKKAQLESAYKRQQQEISELKDFVARNKARVSTRNMAMSRQKKLDKMDVIELAKEKPKPEFNFKESRASGKVILEAKDLVIGYDEPLSRPLELYMERGQKIALVGANGIGKTTLMRSILGQIKPISGDVRMGDYLNIGYFEQEMKGSNPNTCIEEAWQEFPSFTQFEVRAALAKCGLTTKHIESKIDVLSGGEKAKVRLCKLINRETNLLVLDEPTNHLDVEAKDELKRALKAYKGSILIICHEPEFYQDVVTDVWNCESWTTKVF; translated from the coding sequence ATGAGTATTTTAACCGTACAAGGTCTAAGCCATGGTTTTGGCGACCGTGCTATTTTTAATGACGTTTCCTTCCGTTTATTAAAAGGGGAACATATCGGCTTAATCGGTGCTAATGGCGAAGGAAAATCTACCTTCATGAACATTATCACGGGAAAGCTAGAGCCGGATGAGGGGAAAATCGAATGGGCGAAGAACGTGCGCGTGGGCTATTTGGATCAGCATGCCGTTCTACAACGCGGCATGACGATTCGCGACGTGCTGCGTGGAGCGTTTCAATATCTTTTTGACATGGAAGCTGAGATGAATGCAATCTGTGACAAAATGGCCGATGCGACTCCAGAAGAGCTAGAGCAACTGCTTGAAGATATGGGAACCATTCAGGATACGCTAACTAACAATGATTTTTATGTGATTGACGCTAAAATAGATGAGATTGCCCGCGGACTAGGTCTAGAAGACATTGGTTTGGAACGAGATGTACAAGATTTAAGCGGTGGACAACGTACCAAGGTTCTACTTGCCAAGCTACTTTTGGAGAAACCAGACATTCTGCTATTGGACGAGCCGACCAACTATTTGGATGAGCAGCATATTGAATGGTTAAAACGCTACTTAAACGAATATGAGAATGCCTTTATTTTGATTTCGCATGACATTCCATTCTTAAATAGCGTTATTAACCTGATTTATCATATGTCCAACCAAGAGCTAGGCAGGTATGTTGGGGATTATGATAACTTCATGCAAATCTATGAGGCGAAAAAGGCTCAGCTTGAATCTGCTTATAAACGCCAGCAACAGGAAATTTCTGAGCTTAAGGACTTCGTAGCACGTAACAAGGCACGTGTATCCACGCGTAATATGGCGATGTCCCGTCAGAAGAAGCTGGATAAGATGGATGTGATTGAGCTTGCGAAGGAAAAACCAAAGCCAGAGTTTAACTTCAAGGAATCTCGTGCTTCCGGCAAAGTGATTTTGGAAGCAAAGGATTTGGTTATCGGGTATGACGAGCCATTGTCCCGTCCGCTTGAATTGTATATGGAGCGCGGACAAAAAATCGCCTTAGTAGGTGCAAACGGTATTGGTAAAACAACCTTAATGCGCAGTATTTTAGGCCAAATTAAGCCCATCTCCGGTGATGTACGTATGGGTGATTACCTGAATATCGGTTATTTTGAACAGGAGATGAAAGGAAGCAATCCTAATACGTGTATTGAAGAAGCGTGGCAGGAATTCCCGTCATTCACTCAATTTGAAGTGCGTGCAGCGTTAGCAAAATGTGGGCTGACAACCAAGCATATCGAAAGTAAGATTGATGTGTTGAGCGGGGGAGAAAAGGCGAAGGTACGCCTATGTAAGCTAATTAACCGCGAAACCAATTTACTCGTACTAGACGAGCCTACGAATCACTTGGATGTTGAGGCCAAGGATGAATTAAAACGCGCCTTGAAAGCGTACAAGGGCAGTATCCTAATCATATGCCACGAACCAGAGTTCTATCAGGATGTTGTGACTGATGTATGGAATTGTGAATCCTGGACGACTAAAGTATTCTAA
- a CDS encoding FAD-binding oxidoreductase yields the protein MLKPKQIRTAKERFIVKAKNEATTKETPKSKVKTKPKVTTKPKAASKTKLTGRIVFPGDADYNRARAEYNRRFNKFPRVIVFCQCTKDIINAVKWARERKVPIRIRSGRHSYEGFSVVTGGIIIDVSEMNKIIVDRKRNLAYVQTGAPLAEVYQKLWEKGVTIPAGTAADVGVAGLTLGGGIGLLSRQYGLTLDHLQAVNMVVASGKKGAKLLKATPSQHADLLWASKGGGGGNFGIASSFIFRVRPIQFVSIYSITWKWKDFIKVFDKWQHWAPSVTNRLTSTIEMSSKQVGTIVSTGQLLGTAKELRRLIKPLQSTGSPIKVKVRQVPYIEAVKFFAESDENLLPKFKITGAYAYKNLPIKGIKVLQEFLANAPNRHSTVWCQSLGGAVGRVLPSDTAYFHRGARYIFELSARWRDKSFQTASIRWVNRFREALTPYVIGDYVNFPDLHIKNWPQAYYGTNFARLKQVKKKYDPHNVFCFAQSIPVKRTTRKKVK from the coding sequence ATGTTAAAACCAAAACAAATAAGAACGGCTAAAGAACGGTTCATAGTAAAAGCAAAGAACGAAGCTACTACAAAAGAAACACCAAAATCAAAGGTGAAAACAAAACCAAAGGTCACAACAAAACCAAAGGCCGCATCAAAAACCAAACTAACAGGACGAATTGTTTTCCCGGGGGATGCTGATTATAATCGGGCACGTGCAGAGTATAATCGTCGATTTAATAAGTTTCCTAGAGTAATTGTGTTTTGTCAGTGTACAAAGGATATCATTAATGCAGTTAAGTGGGCCCGTGAAAGGAAGGTACCCATTCGTATCCGCAGTGGTCGACATAGCTATGAAGGGTTTTCCGTCGTTACCGGTGGAATTATTATCGACGTGAGCGAGATGAACAAGATAATTGTAGATCGCAAGCGTAATCTTGCTTACGTACAGACGGGTGCACCGTTAGCAGAGGTCTATCAAAAATTATGGGAAAAAGGGGTAACCATTCCTGCCGGCACGGCGGCCGATGTGGGCGTGGCCGGACTCACATTAGGTGGGGGAATTGGACTGCTGTCACGCCAATATGGACTTACACTGGATCATTTGCAAGCAGTCAACATGGTGGTAGCTTCTGGGAAAAAAGGGGCAAAGCTATTAAAAGCTACTCCAAGCCAGCATGCTGATCTGCTGTGGGCTTCCAAAGGTGGGGGAGGAGGCAATTTTGGTATTGCTAGTTCCTTTATATTCCGAGTTCGCCCGATTCAATTCGTATCGATCTATAGTATTACGTGGAAGTGGAAGGACTTTATAAAGGTATTTGATAAATGGCAACACTGGGCACCAAGTGTAACCAATCGCTTAACATCTACCATTGAAATGTCTTCTAAGCAGGTAGGTACAATCGTTTCAACGGGACAATTGCTAGGAACAGCAAAGGAGCTTAGAAGATTAATAAAACCCCTCCAAAGCACGGGTTCACCGATAAAAGTTAAAGTGCGACAGGTTCCTTATATCGAGGCAGTTAAGTTCTTTGCTGAATCAGACGAGAATTTATTGCCAAAATTTAAAATAACAGGAGCCTACGCATATAAAAATCTACCTATTAAAGGGATAAAGGTTTTACAGGAGTTTTTGGCAAACGCCCCAAATCGCCATTCTACAGTGTGGTGTCAAAGCCTAGGGGGAGCTGTTGGCCGTGTCCTGCCCTCGGATACCGCCTATTTCCATCGAGGGGCCAGATATATATTTGAGCTTTCGGCTAGATGGAGAGATAAATCATTCCAGACAGCTAGCATACGATGGGTCAATCGCTTTCGAGAAGCACTTACTCCTTATGTCATTGGGGATTACGTGAATTTCCCCGATCTTCATATCAAAAATTGGCCACAGGCCTATTATGGGACCAATTTTGCCCGCTTAAAGCAGGTAAAGAAAAAGTACGATCCTCACAATGTATTTTGCTTCGCTCAGAGTATTCCGGTGAAAAGGACAACGAGGAAAAAAGTGAAATAA
- a CDS encoding 5'-nucleotidase C-terminal domain-containing protein: protein MHLLQKACKGFLTAMLGFSFLATGVATPAPVEAAESKSNDVNVTLLGTSDIHGRFMPWDYGLDGPNLTGSMTQLFTIIKQVRKENPNTILLDAGDLIQDNSAELFNDQPQSPMMVALNEMGYDAWAYGNHEFNFGLDVLDKIGSQFTGTMLAGNIYKENGERFMPAYKIIEKDGVKIGIIGMNTPMITEFEKGTDHLNGLIVKNPVEETKKAVSELKGKVDVMIGLMHMGIENENGIPGTGVEDIANANPELTAIFAGHMHKLVKKEVINGVLITEPDKYGTHISRIDLSFTKQGDKVVLKEKEATAIPVKAADGTFIKSDAGLEKTLQPFHEFARADANIVVAELKDGNLVPRDEIKGIPQVQVQATPMANFFNEVMLYYSKADVVAHQIDNDDVKLDAGPIKKKDIAYSYRYAGGEVTVYNITGKDLKDYMEWAAGYFNTTRPGDVTPSFDKKRRASKYSTNDFFGNVKYEIDLSKPAGERITNLRRMDETAIKPEDTIKIGMNSYRMEALQAKGGALEGRKFDVLWSSKQNDAYGETGGTIRNLSMKYLQEVKNGVYTPNNEQYWKVTGFDAKAPARSDVVELLNDGIMEVAKDGKYTNIASINVNDAVTPAEIAELAKKANVKADQFTGVKTKGEFYQKLNQARKASESATDQSTKEAEKPAPAAKAEEPAVTTPAEKTVVTPVQPAKQPTKQPTVEAPVKKLEPAQVVASDKKQARVTAYFLNLRTKPLAGSKIMGAVPKNTVLEIVGSQKGWLQISYQGKTVYVDSAFVKVLP, encoded by the coding sequence ATGCACTTACTTCAAAAAGCCTGCAAAGGTTTCCTAACAGCTATGCTTGGTTTTTCCTTTCTTGCAACCGGAGTAGCAACTCCTGCTCCTGTAGAAGCTGCAGAGAGCAAGAGTAACGATGTGAACGTCACGCTACTGGGCACATCTGATATTCACGGACGCTTCATGCCGTGGGATTATGGCTTAGATGGTCCTAATCTGACTGGAAGCATGACACAATTATTTACAATTATTAAACAAGTAAGAAAAGAAAACCCAAACACGATCTTATTGGATGCAGGTGATCTTATTCAGGATAACTCCGCGGAGCTATTTAATGATCAGCCGCAATCTCCAATGATGGTAGCTTTAAACGAAATGGGCTATGATGCTTGGGCATACGGAAATCATGAATTCAATTTTGGATTAGATGTATTAGATAAAATCGGAAGCCAATTCACAGGCACGATGCTCGCAGGTAACATTTACAAAGAGAATGGCGAGCGCTTTATGCCTGCTTATAAAATCATCGAAAAAGATGGCGTTAAAATAGGAATTATCGGAATGAATACGCCAATGATTACAGAATTTGAAAAAGGCACTGACCATCTAAACGGGTTGATCGTTAAGAACCCTGTTGAAGAAACAAAGAAAGCAGTTAGCGAGTTAAAAGGGAAAGTAGATGTCATGATTGGTCTTATGCACATGGGGATTGAGAATGAGAATGGCATCCCAGGTACGGGTGTAGAGGACATTGCGAACGCTAACCCGGAATTAACCGCCATCTTTGCAGGTCATATGCACAAATTGGTTAAAAAAGAAGTTATTAATGGCGTTTTAATCACAGAACCTGATAAATATGGAACACATATCTCCCGCATTGATCTTTCCTTTACCAAACAGGGAGATAAAGTGGTTTTAAAAGAGAAAGAAGCAACTGCCATTCCGGTGAAGGCGGCGGATGGTACTTTTATAAAATCTGACGCTGGTTTAGAAAAAACCTTGCAGCCGTTCCATGAATTCGCTCGTGCCGATGCTAACATCGTCGTTGCAGAATTAAAGGATGGCAATCTAGTACCGCGCGATGAAATTAAAGGCATTCCACAGGTGCAAGTACAAGCCACACCAATGGCTAACTTCTTTAATGAAGTAATGCTGTATTATAGCAAAGCGGACGTGGTTGCTCACCAGATCGATAATGACGATGTGAAGCTAGATGCAGGCCCGATCAAGAAAAAAGATATTGCCTATAGCTATCGCTATGCGGGCGGAGAGGTTACCGTTTATAACATTACAGGTAAAGACTTGAAGGATTATATGGAATGGGCAGCAGGCTACTTTAACACAACTCGCCCAGGTGATGTAACCCCTAGTTTTGATAAAAAACGCCGTGCCTCGAAATATAGCACGAATGATTTTTTTGGTAACGTGAAGTATGAAATTGATTTATCAAAACCAGCCGGTGAACGTATTACTAATTTACGCCGAATGGATGAGACTGCAATTAAACCAGAGGATACAATTAAAATCGGTATGAACTCCTACCGAATGGAAGCTCTGCAAGCAAAAGGTGGGGCATTAGAAGGACGCAAATTCGACGTTCTTTGGTCTTCTAAACAAAATGATGCGTATGGAGAGACAGGCGGGACGATCCGTAACCTGTCTATGAAATATCTGCAAGAAGTGAAAAATGGTGTTTACACGCCAAATAACGAGCAATACTGGAAGGTTACCGGCTTCGATGCGAAAGCTCCAGCGCGTTCAGATGTGGTAGAGCTTCTAAATGACGGCATTATGGAAGTCGCAAAAGATGGTAAGTACACAAACATAGCTTCTATTAATGTAAACGATGCTGTTACACCAGCCGAAATCGCAGAGCTTGCGAAAAAAGCGAATGTAAAAGCAGATCAATTTACGGGTGTAAAAACCAAAGGTGAGTTCTATCAAAAGCTAAACCAAGCTCGCAAGGCGTCTGAATCTGCAACGGATCAGTCCACAAAAGAAGCTGAAAAACCAGCTCCTGCGGCTAAAGCGGAAGAACCAGCAGTAACAACGCCAGCGGAAAAAACAGTGGTTACTCCTGTTCAGCCAGCAAAACAGCCAACAAAACAACCAACAGTAGAGGCTCCTGTCAAAAAGCTGGAGCCAGCACAAGTGGTTGCATCTGACAAGAAGCAGGCTAGAGTTACAGCATACTTTTTGAACCTACGCACCAAGCCATTAGCGGGTTCTAAGATTATGGGAGCTGTACCGAAAAATACCGTTTTAGAGATTGTAGGTTCGCAAAAAGGCTGGTTACAAATCTCTTATCAGGGTAAGACCGTGTACGTTGATAGTGCCTTTGTAAAGGTACTACCGTAA